Proteins from a genomic interval of Marmota flaviventris isolate mMarFla1 chromosome 8, mMarFla1.hap1, whole genome shotgun sequence:
- the Chaf1b gene encoding chromatin assembly factor 1 subunit B, which yields MKVITCEIAWHNKEPVYSLDFQHATSGRVHRLASAGVDTAVRIWKVEKGPDGKAIVEFLSNLARHTKAVNVVRFSPTGEILASGGDDAVILLWKVNDNKEPEQIAFQDEDEAQLNKENWTVVKTLRGHLEDVYDICWATDGNLMASASVDNTAIIWDVSKGQKISIFNEHKSYVQGVTWDPLGQYVATLSCDRVLRVYSTQKKRVAFNVSKMLSGIGAEGEVRSYRMFHDDSMKSFFRRLSFTPDGSLLLAPAGCVESGENVMNTTYVFSRKNLKRPIAHLPCPSKATLAVRCCPVYFELRPLMETDQGSHEPAMELLSLPYRVVFAVASEDSVLLYDTQQPFPFGFVSNIHYHTLSDISWSSDGAFLAISSTDGYCSFVTFEKDELGIPLKEKPVLSMRTLDKAKKTKSQMHQGSLPGPRLGEGTPSSRIHDSSSPSTSPSSSGQPPAPAALKDTPSVTPGIKNSLPGPSEEKTLQPSSQNTKAHPSRRVTLNTLQAWSKTTPRRINLTPLKSDTPPNSVPTSIISTSSTEEIQLEMPGDPQGSPPELKQPRLDEDRGSPQSLDPC from the exons ATGAAAGTCATCACGTGTGAAATAGCCTGGCACAACAAGGAGCCTGTGTACAGCCTGGACTTCCAGCATGCCACGTCTGGCCGGGTCCACAGACTGGCGTCTGCGGGGGTGGACACCGCTGTCCGG ATCTGGAAGGTAGAAAAAGGACCAGATGGAAAAGCCATTGTGGAATTTTTATCCAATCTTGCTCGTCATACCAAAGCTGTCAATGTGGTGCGTTTTTCTCCAACTGGGGAAATTTTAGCATCAGGAGGAGATG ATGCTGTCATTCTGTTGTGGAAGGTGAATGATAACAAGGAGCCAGAACAGATTGCTTTTCAGGATGAGGATGAGGCTCAGCTGAATAAGGAGAACTGGACTGTTGTAAAAACCCTGAG GGGCCACTTAGAAGATGTTTATGATATTTGCTGGGCAACTGATGGGAATTTAATGGCTTCTGCCTCTGTGGATAACACAGCCATCATATGGGATGTTAGTAAAG GACAaaagatttcaatttttaatgaaCATAAAAGCTATGTACAAGGAGTAACCTGGGATCCTTTGGGTCAATATGTTGCTACTCTAAGCTGTGACAG GGTATTGAGGGTGTACAGCACACAGAAGAAGCGTGTGGCTTTTAATGTTTCAAAGATGCTGTCTGGAATTGGGGCCGAAGGAGAG GTGAGAAGTTACCGGATGTTCCATGATGACAGTATGAAGTCCTTCTTTCGTAGACTCAGTTTTACTCCGGATGGATCTTTGCTCCTCGCCCCAG CTGGATGTGTGGAATCCGGTGAAAATGTAATGAATACAACTTATGTTTTCTCCAGGAAAAATCTCAAAAG gcCTATTGCCCATCTTCCATGTCCTAGCAAAGCCACGCTCGCTGTTCGCTGCTGCCCTGTCTACTTCGAATTGAGGCCGTTGATGGAAACAG ATCAGGGATCACATGAGCCAGCCATGGAACTGTTGAGCCTGCCCTACCGCGTGGTGTTTGCAGTGGCTTCTGAGGATTCCGTGCTGCTCTATGACACCCAGCAGCCTTTCCCCTTTGGCTTCGTGTCTAACATACATTACCACACCCTGAGTGATATTTCGTG GTCCAGCGATGGGGCTTTCCTGGCCATTTCTTCCACAGATGGTTATTGCTCATTTGTGACATTTGAGAAAGATGAACTTGGCATTCCGTTGAAAGAGAAGCCTGTTTTGAGCATGAGAACTCTTgataaagcaaagaaaactaaaagtcAGATGCACCAAGGATCTTTACCAGGACCCAGATTGGGAGAGGGGACCCCCAGCAGCAGAATCCACGACTCCAGCAGTCCCTCTACAAGTCCCTCGTCATCTGGACAGCCTCCAGCCCCAGCAGCCCTCAAGGACACTCCTTCAGTAACTCCTGGCATCAAAAACTCCTTGCCAGGGCCTTCAGAGGAGAAGACCCTACAGCCCAGTAGTCAAAACACGAAAGCGCACCCATCCCGGAGGGTCACTCTGAACACATTACAAGCCTGGAGCAAGACCACCCCCCG gagAATAAATTTAACACCCTTAAAGTCAGATACACCACCAAATTCTGTACCAACCAGTATAATTTCTACCTCTTCCACAGAAGAAATTCAGTTAG AGATGCCTGGAGACCCTCAGGGCAGTCCTCCAGAGCTCAAGCAGCCCAGACTTGACGAGGACCGAGGAAGCCCCCAAAGCCTGGACCCTTGCTAG